In Maridesulfovibrio zosterae DSM 11974, a genomic segment contains:
- a CDS encoding putative sulfate/molybdate transporter, whose protein sequence is MRISFNRMEWAGSVGDLGALLPLAFALIMINGLSATGVFLTVGLFYLLGGMYYRVPIAVQPMKVISAYAIAQALGPAIITASGMIISVVLLFLGLSGVVNRAAAVIPLPVIRGVQVSTGILLVLKGVSLVLGNSSFQVLRKSVEPFLFIQSIGPIPLSLLLGVLFGGVTLSLINSKRFPAGLIVVCSGAVLGFFLGGWQGLLELDLGLHFPQIFPFGFPTGTDFSFALLALVLPQVPMTIGNAVIANRNLSFEYFGNEGRRVTDRALCISMGMANAFASLVGGMPVCHGAGGLAAHYRFGARTNGANLIIGGMFVLLAVGLGADSIKILQLIPMGVLGVLLIFSGAQLILTYRDMLGLPKISIMIVMIGITLLTNLAWAFGAGIVLSYLLRRFNLLES, encoded by the coding sequence GTGCGTATAAGCTTTAACAGAATGGAATGGGCAGGATCGGTAGGAGATTTAGGGGCACTGCTGCCTCTGGCTTTTGCTTTGATTATGATAAACGGTTTGTCTGCCACTGGAGTTTTCTTAACCGTCGGGCTCTTTTATTTACTAGGTGGTATGTATTATAGAGTTCCTATTGCCGTACAACCTATGAAAGTCATCTCAGCTTATGCCATTGCTCAGGCACTAGGGCCTGCTATAATTACTGCTTCCGGCATGATTATTTCGGTTGTACTTTTATTTTTAGGTCTTAGCGGGGTTGTAAACAGGGCCGCTGCAGTAATTCCATTGCCTGTGATTCGAGGGGTTCAGGTTTCTACCGGTATATTGCTGGTACTCAAAGGTGTTTCGCTGGTGCTTGGTAACAGTAGTTTTCAGGTTCTCAGAAAAAGTGTTGAGCCTTTTTTGTTTATACAGAGTATAGGACCAATTCCATTAAGTCTTTTGTTAGGTGTGCTTTTTGGCGGAGTAACGTTGTCTTTAATAAACAGCAAACGTTTCCCGGCAGGGCTTATTGTTGTGTGTAGCGGGGCTGTTCTGGGCTTTTTTCTAGGTGGGTGGCAGGGGCTTTTAGAACTTGATTTAGGTTTGCATTTTCCTCAAATATTTCCTTTCGGTTTTCCAACAGGCACAGATTTTTCCTTTGCTTTGCTTGCCCTTGTTTTGCCGCAGGTTCCGATGACTATCGGGAATGCTGTTATTGCCAATAGAAATTTAAGTTTTGAGTATTTTGGCAATGAAGGGCGCCGTGTAACAGACCGGGCTCTGTGTATAAGTATGGGGATGGCAAATGCTTTTGCTTCTTTAGTGGGTGGTATGCCTGTTTGCCATGGTGCTGGTGGACTAGCGGCCCATTATCGTTTTGGGGCCCGCACAAATGGAGCCAACTTGATTATCGGCGGTATGTTTGTGCTGCTTGCAGTCGGTCTGGGCGCTGATTCTATTAAAATTTTGCAGCTAATTCCCATGGGGGTGCTAGGTGTTTTACTGATTTTTTCAGGTGCGCAACTGATTTTAACTTATCGTGACATGTTAGGCCTGCCTAAGATCTCTATTATGATAGTCATGATTGGTATCACTCTACTTACAAATCTGGCATGGGCGTTTGGTGCAGGAATAGTTCTTAGTTACCTTTTGCGCAGATTTAATTTACTAGAAAGTTAA